Proteins found in one Orcinus orca chromosome 11, mOrcOrc1.1, whole genome shotgun sequence genomic segment:
- the MBD6 gene encoding methyl-CpG-binding domain protein 6 isoform X3, translating into MRAVEQTELGALWPHLSPSAGSAVFERVLCSISAQVAQSCLPWSKPGATSSAMGPASAVWSVHSMSPRVPVHASTLQVFNFDPLAPVTPGGAGVGPASEEDMTKLCNHRRKAVAMATLYRSMETTCSHSSPGEGASPQMFHTVSPGPPSARPPCRVPPTTPLNGAPGSLPPEPPSVPQAFPPLAGPGGLFPQPRLPDPVPSGGSSSPCFLPRGNAPSPAPPPPPAISLNAPSYSWGAALRSSLVPPDLGSPPAPHASSSPPSDPPLFHCSDALTPPPLPPSNNLPGPPGPPGPATQPPVSSATMHLPLVLGPLGGAPTVEGPGAPPFLASSLLSAAAKAQHPPLPPPSTLQGRRPRAQAPSASHSSSSPRPSQRRPRRPPTVLRLLEGGGPQAPRRSRPRAPAPAPQPFPLPEPSQPILPSVLSLLGLPTPGPPHSDGSFNLLGSDAHLPPPPTLSSGSPPQPRHPIPPSLPGTTSGSLSSVPGAPAPPAASKAPLVPCPVLQSPSEALGVGSGPACPLPPLAGGEAFPFPSPEQGLALSGAGFPGMLGTLPLPLGLGQPPPSPLLSHSLFGVLAGGGGQPPPEPLLPPPGGPGPPLAPGEPEGPSLLVASLLPPPPSDLLPPPSAPPSNLLASFLPLLALGPTAGDGEGSAEGAGGPSGETFSGLGDLPPLLFPPLSAPPTLIALNSALLAASLDPPSGAPPQPCVLSAPQPGPPTSSVTTATTDPGASSLGKAPSNSGRPPQLLSPLLSASLLGDLSSLTSSPGTLPSLLQPPGPLLSGQLGLQLLPVGGAPPPLSEASSPLACLLQSLQIPPEQPEAPCLPPESPTSALEPEPARPPLSALAPPHGSPDPPVPELLTGRGSGKRGRRGGGGLRGINGEARPGRGRKPGSRREPGRLALKWGARGGFNGQMERSPRRTHHWQHNGELAEGGAEPKDPSPSGPHSEDLKSVFSQVPPGVVRKSRRGRRRKYNPTRNSNSSRQDVTLDPSPTTRAAVPLPPRARPGRPAKNKRRKLAP; encoded by the exons ATGAGAGCAGTGGAGCAGACAGAGCTGGGGGCCCTGTGGCCACATCTGTCCCCATCGGCTGGCAGCGCTGTGTTCGAGAGGGTGCTGTGCTCTATATCAG CCCAAGTGGCACAGAGCTGTCTTCCTTGGAGCAAACCCGGAGCTACCTCCTCAGCGATGGGACCTGCAAGTGCGGTCTGGAGTGTCCACTCAATGTCCCCAAG GGTCCCTGTCCATGCTTCCACCTTGCAGGTTTTCAACTTTGACCCTTTGGCCCCGGTGACcccgggtggggctggggtggggccagCATCAGAGGAGGACATGACCAAGCTGTGCAACCACCGGCGGAAAGCCGTTGCCATGGCAACTCTGTACCGCAGCATGGAGACCACCTGCTCACACTCTTCTCCTG GAGAGGGAGCGAGCCCCCAAATGTTCCACACTGTGTCCCCAGGGCCTCCCTCTGCCCGCCCTCCCTGTCGAGTTCCTCCTACAACTCCGCTTAATGGGGCTCCTGGCTCCCTTCCCCCAGAACCACCTTCAGTTCCACAGGCTTTCCCCCCTCTAGCGGGCCCTGGGGGGCTCTTCCCACAGCCAAGGCTTCCCGACCCAGTCCCCTCtggaggcagcagcagccctTGTTTCCTGCCAAGGGGCAATGCCCCCTCTCcagctccacctcctccacctgcTATCAGCCTCAATGCCCCCTCATATAGCTGGGGAGCTGCTCTCCGATCCAGCCTGGTGCCCCCTGACTTGGGCTCTCCTCCAGCTCCCCATGCCTCCTCCTCACCACCTTCTGACCCTCCTCTCTTCCACTGTAGTGATGCCTtaacaccccctcccctgcccccaagcaATAATCTCCCTGGTCCCCCTGGCCCCCCTGGTCCTGCCACTCAGCCACCAGTGTCTTCAGCCACTATGCACCTGCCCCTGGTCCTGGGGCCCCTAGGAGGGGCCCCCACGGTGGAGGGGCCCGGGGCACCCCCCTTCCTTGCTAGCAGCCTACTCTCTGCAGCGGCCAAGGCACAGcacccccctctcccccctcccagcACTTTACAGGGCCGAAGGCCCCGTGCCCAGGCGCCCTCAGCTTCCCACTCCTCATCATCACCCCGCCCCTCTCAGCGTCGTCCCCGCCGCCCCCCAACTGTACTGCGATTGCTAGAAGGGGGAGGTCCTCAAGCCCCTAGACGGAGCCGCCCTCGGGCCCCCGCTCCCGCCCCACAGCCTTTTCCTCTCCCTGAGCCCTCCCAACCGATTCTCCCTTCTGTGCTGTCCCTGCTGGGACTCCCCACCCCTGGTCCTCCCCACTCTGATGGAAGCTTTAACCTTTTGGGGTCAGACGCacaccttcctcctcccccaaccctctccTCAGGgagccctccccagcccaggcacCCCATCCCGCCCTCCCTGCCTGGGACCACCAGTGGCAGCCTCAGCAGTGTGCCAG GTGCCCCTGCCCCACCAGCTGCCTCCAAAGCCCCCCTAGTCCCTTGCCCTGTGCTTCAAAGCCCATCCGAAGCGCTCGGGGTGGGATCGGGCCCagcctgccctctgcctcccctggCTGGTGGGGAGGCTTTCCCGTTCCCCAGCCCCGAGCAGGGCCTGGCACTGAGTGGAGCCGGCTTCCCGGGGATGCTAGGGACCTTGCCTCTCCCTCTGGGTCTGGGGCAACCTCCGCCTTCTCCATTGCTCAGCCACAGTTTATTTGGCGtgctggctgggggagggggacaacCTCCCCCGGAGCCCCTGCTACCCCCACCAGGGGGACCTGGCCCTCCCCTAGCCCCAGGCGAGCCCGAAGGGCCTTCGCTTTTGGTGGCTTCCCTGCTTCCACCACCCCCCTCAGACCTTCTTCCACCCCCTTCCGCACCCCCTAGCAACCTCCttgcctccttcctgcccctgtTGGCCCTGGGCCCCACAGCTGGGGATGGAGAGGGATCTGCAGAGGGAGCCGGGGGTCCGAGTGGGGAGACATTTTCAGGTTTGGGAGACCTGCCCCCCTTGCTGTTCCCCCCACTTTCAGCACCCCCCACCCTCATAGCTTTAAATTCTGCGCTGCTGGCTGCCAGCCTGGATCCCCCGTCAGGGGCGCCCCCCCag CCCTGTGTCCTGAGTGCCCCCCAACCTGGACCACCTACCTCCAGTGTCACCACGGCAACTACTGACCCGGGGGCCTCCTCTCTGGGCAAGGCCCCCTCCAACTCAGGGAGACCCCCCCAACTCCTTAGCCCTCTGCTGAGTGCCAGCCTGCTGG GTGACCTGTCTTCGCTGACCAGCAGCCCTGGAACCCTCCCCAGTCTGCTGCAGCCTCCTGGCCCTCTTCTCTCTGGCCAGTTGGGGCTGCAGCTCCTCCCTGTGGGGGGAGCTCCTCCACCCCTCTCAGAGGCTTCTAGTCCCCTAGCCTGCCTGCTACAGAgtctccag ATCCCTCCAGAGCAGCCAGAAGCCCCCTGTCTGCCCCCTGAGAGCCCCACCTCAGCCCTTGAACCGGAGCCTGCCCGGCCTCCCCTCAGTGCCTTAGCCCCACCCCACGGTTCTCCCGACCCCCCAGTCCCTGAGCTGCTCACTGGGAGGGGGTCAGGGAAACGGGgccggaggggaggagggggacttAGGGGCATTAATGGTGAGGCCAGGCCAGGCCGGGGCCGAAAGCCTGGCAGCCGGCGGGAGCCTGGCCGACTGGCCCTCAAGTGGGGGGCACGTGGTGGCTTCAATGGACAAATGGAACGGTCCCCAAGAAGGACCCACCACTGGCAGCATAATGGGGAGCTGGCTGAAGGGGGTGCTGAGCCCAAGGATCCATCCCCTTCTGGGCCCCATTCTGAGGACCTTAAG TCTGTCTTTTCTCAGGTGCCCCCAGGGGTAGTCAGAAAGTCTCGTCGTGGCCGGAGGAGAAAATACAA CCCTACCCGGAACAGCAACAGCTCCCGCCAAGACGTTACCTTGGACCCCAGCCCCACAACCCGC GCGGCTGTCCCTCTGCCTCCCCGGGCCCGCCCTGGCCGTCCTGCCAAAAACAAGAGGAGGAAACTGGCCCCATAG
- the MBD6 gene encoding methyl-CpG-binding domain protein 6 isoform X2 — MNGGNESSGADRAGGPVATSVPIGWQRCVREGAVLYISPSGTELSSLEQTRSYLLSDGTCKCGLECPLNVPKVFNFDPLAPVTPGGAGVGPASEEDMTKLCNHRRKAVAMATLYRSMETTCSHSSPGEGASPQMFHTVSPGPPSARPPCRVPPTTPLNGAPGSLPPEPPSVPQAFPPLAGPGGLFPQPRLPDPVPSGGSSSPCFLPRGNAPSPAPPPPPAISLNAPSYSWGAALRSSLVPPDLGSPPAPHASSSPPSDPPLFHCSDALTPPPLPPSNNLPGPPGPPGPATQPPVSSATMHLPLVLGPLGGAPTVEGPGAPPFLASSLLSAAAKAQHPPLPPPSTLQGRRPRAQAPSASHSSSSPRPSQRRPRRPPTVLRLLEGGGPQAPRRSRPRAPAPAPQPFPLPEPSQPILPSVLSLLGLPTPGPPHSDGSFNLLGSDAHLPPPPTLSSGSPPQPRHPIPPSLPGTTSGSLSSVPGAPAPPAASKAPLVPCPVLQSPSEALGVGSGPACPLPPLAGGEAFPFPSPEQGLALSGAGFPGMLGTLPLPLGLGQPPPSPLLSHSLFGVLAGGGGQPPPEPLLPPPGGPGPPLAPGEPEGPSLLVASLLPPPPSDLLPPPSAPPSNLLASFLPLLALGPTAGDGEGSAEGAGGPSGETFSGLGDLPPLLFPPLSAPPTLIALNSALLAASLDPPSGAPPQPCVLSAPQPGPPTSSVTTATTDPGASSLGKAPSNSGRPPQLLSPLLSASLLGDLSSLTSSPGTLPSLLQPPGPLLSGQLGLQLLPVGGAPPPLSEASSPLACLLQSLQIPPEQPEAPCLPPESPTSALEPEPARPPLSALAPPHGSPDPPVPELLTGRGSGKRGRRGGGGLRGINGEARPGRGRKPGSRREPGRLALKWGARGGFNGQMERSPRRTHHWQHNGELAEGGAEPKDPSPSGPHSEDLKVPPGVVRKSRRGRRRKYNPTRNSNSSRQDVTLDPSPTTRAAVPLPPRARPGRPAKNKRRKLAP, encoded by the exons ATGAATGGGGGCAATGAGAGCAGTGGAGCAGACAGAGCTGGGGGCCCTGTGGCCACATCTGTCCCCATCGGCTGGCAGCGCTGTGTTCGAGAGGGTGCTGTGCTCTATATCAG CCCAAGTGGCACAGAGCTGTCTTCCTTGGAGCAAACCCGGAGCTACCTCCTCAGCGATGGGACCTGCAAGTGCGGTCTGGAGTGTCCACTCAATGTCCCCAAG GTTTTCAACTTTGACCCTTTGGCCCCGGTGACcccgggtggggctggggtggggccagCATCAGAGGAGGACATGACCAAGCTGTGCAACCACCGGCGGAAAGCCGTTGCCATGGCAACTCTGTACCGCAGCATGGAGACCACCTGCTCACACTCTTCTCCTG GAGAGGGAGCGAGCCCCCAAATGTTCCACACTGTGTCCCCAGGGCCTCCCTCTGCCCGCCCTCCCTGTCGAGTTCCTCCTACAACTCCGCTTAATGGGGCTCCTGGCTCCCTTCCCCCAGAACCACCTTCAGTTCCACAGGCTTTCCCCCCTCTAGCGGGCCCTGGGGGGCTCTTCCCACAGCCAAGGCTTCCCGACCCAGTCCCCTCtggaggcagcagcagccctTGTTTCCTGCCAAGGGGCAATGCCCCCTCTCcagctccacctcctccacctgcTATCAGCCTCAATGCCCCCTCATATAGCTGGGGAGCTGCTCTCCGATCCAGCCTGGTGCCCCCTGACTTGGGCTCTCCTCCAGCTCCCCATGCCTCCTCCTCACCACCTTCTGACCCTCCTCTCTTCCACTGTAGTGATGCCTtaacaccccctcccctgcccccaagcaATAATCTCCCTGGTCCCCCTGGCCCCCCTGGTCCTGCCACTCAGCCACCAGTGTCTTCAGCCACTATGCACCTGCCCCTGGTCCTGGGGCCCCTAGGAGGGGCCCCCACGGTGGAGGGGCCCGGGGCACCCCCCTTCCTTGCTAGCAGCCTACTCTCTGCAGCGGCCAAGGCACAGcacccccctctcccccctcccagcACTTTACAGGGCCGAAGGCCCCGTGCCCAGGCGCCCTCAGCTTCCCACTCCTCATCATCACCCCGCCCCTCTCAGCGTCGTCCCCGCCGCCCCCCAACTGTACTGCGATTGCTAGAAGGGGGAGGTCCTCAAGCCCCTAGACGGAGCCGCCCTCGGGCCCCCGCTCCCGCCCCACAGCCTTTTCCTCTCCCTGAGCCCTCCCAACCGATTCTCCCTTCTGTGCTGTCCCTGCTGGGACTCCCCACCCCTGGTCCTCCCCACTCTGATGGAAGCTTTAACCTTTTGGGGTCAGACGCacaccttcctcctcccccaaccctctccTCAGGgagccctccccagcccaggcacCCCATCCCGCCCTCCCTGCCTGGGACCACCAGTGGCAGCCTCAGCAGTGTGCCAG GTGCCCCTGCCCCACCAGCTGCCTCCAAAGCCCCCCTAGTCCCTTGCCCTGTGCTTCAAAGCCCATCCGAAGCGCTCGGGGTGGGATCGGGCCCagcctgccctctgcctcccctggCTGGTGGGGAGGCTTTCCCGTTCCCCAGCCCCGAGCAGGGCCTGGCACTGAGTGGAGCCGGCTTCCCGGGGATGCTAGGGACCTTGCCTCTCCCTCTGGGTCTGGGGCAACCTCCGCCTTCTCCATTGCTCAGCCACAGTTTATTTGGCGtgctggctgggggagggggacaacCTCCCCCGGAGCCCCTGCTACCCCCACCAGGGGGACCTGGCCCTCCCCTAGCCCCAGGCGAGCCCGAAGGGCCTTCGCTTTTGGTGGCTTCCCTGCTTCCACCACCCCCCTCAGACCTTCTTCCACCCCCTTCCGCACCCCCTAGCAACCTCCttgcctccttcctgcccctgtTGGCCCTGGGCCCCACAGCTGGGGATGGAGAGGGATCTGCAGAGGGAGCCGGGGGTCCGAGTGGGGAGACATTTTCAGGTTTGGGAGACCTGCCCCCCTTGCTGTTCCCCCCACTTTCAGCACCCCCCACCCTCATAGCTTTAAATTCTGCGCTGCTGGCTGCCAGCCTGGATCCCCCGTCAGGGGCGCCCCCCCag CCCTGTGTCCTGAGTGCCCCCCAACCTGGACCACCTACCTCCAGTGTCACCACGGCAACTACTGACCCGGGGGCCTCCTCTCTGGGCAAGGCCCCCTCCAACTCAGGGAGACCCCCCCAACTCCTTAGCCCTCTGCTGAGTGCCAGCCTGCTGG GTGACCTGTCTTCGCTGACCAGCAGCCCTGGAACCCTCCCCAGTCTGCTGCAGCCTCCTGGCCCTCTTCTCTCTGGCCAGTTGGGGCTGCAGCTCCTCCCTGTGGGGGGAGCTCCTCCACCCCTCTCAGAGGCTTCTAGTCCCCTAGCCTGCCTGCTACAGAgtctccag ATCCCTCCAGAGCAGCCAGAAGCCCCCTGTCTGCCCCCTGAGAGCCCCACCTCAGCCCTTGAACCGGAGCCTGCCCGGCCTCCCCTCAGTGCCTTAGCCCCACCCCACGGTTCTCCCGACCCCCCAGTCCCTGAGCTGCTCACTGGGAGGGGGTCAGGGAAACGGGgccggaggggaggagggggacttAGGGGCATTAATGGTGAGGCCAGGCCAGGCCGGGGCCGAAAGCCTGGCAGCCGGCGGGAGCCTGGCCGACTGGCCCTCAAGTGGGGGGCACGTGGTGGCTTCAATGGACAAATGGAACGGTCCCCAAGAAGGACCCACCACTGGCAGCATAATGGGGAGCTGGCTGAAGGGGGTGCTGAGCCCAAGGATCCATCCCCTTCTGGGCCCCATTCTGAGGACCTTAAG GTGCCCCCAGGGGTAGTCAGAAAGTCTCGTCGTGGCCGGAGGAGAAAATACAA CCCTACCCGGAACAGCAACAGCTCCCGCCAAGACGTTACCTTGGACCCCAGCCCCACAACCCGC GCGGCTGTCCCTCTGCCTCCCCGGGCCCGCCCTGGCCGTCCTGCCAAAAACAAGAGGAGGAAACTGGCCCCATAG
- the MBD6 gene encoding methyl-CpG-binding domain protein 6 isoform X1: protein MNGGNESSGADRAGGPVATSVPIGWQRCVREGAVLYISPSGTELSSLEQTRSYLLSDGTCKCGLECPLNVPKVFNFDPLAPVTPGGAGVGPASEEDMTKLCNHRRKAVAMATLYRSMETTCSHSSPGEGASPQMFHTVSPGPPSARPPCRVPPTTPLNGAPGSLPPEPPSVPQAFPPLAGPGGLFPQPRLPDPVPSGGSSSPCFLPRGNAPSPAPPPPPAISLNAPSYSWGAALRSSLVPPDLGSPPAPHASSSPPSDPPLFHCSDALTPPPLPPSNNLPGPPGPPGPATQPPVSSATMHLPLVLGPLGGAPTVEGPGAPPFLASSLLSAAAKAQHPPLPPPSTLQGRRPRAQAPSASHSSSSPRPSQRRPRRPPTVLRLLEGGGPQAPRRSRPRAPAPAPQPFPLPEPSQPILPSVLSLLGLPTPGPPHSDGSFNLLGSDAHLPPPPTLSSGSPPQPRHPIPPSLPGTTSGSLSSVPGAPAPPAASKAPLVPCPVLQSPSEALGVGSGPACPLPPLAGGEAFPFPSPEQGLALSGAGFPGMLGTLPLPLGLGQPPPSPLLSHSLFGVLAGGGGQPPPEPLLPPPGGPGPPLAPGEPEGPSLLVASLLPPPPSDLLPPPSAPPSNLLASFLPLLALGPTAGDGEGSAEGAGGPSGETFSGLGDLPPLLFPPLSAPPTLIALNSALLAASLDPPSGAPPQPCVLSAPQPGPPTSSVTTATTDPGASSLGKAPSNSGRPPQLLSPLLSASLLGDLSSLTSSPGTLPSLLQPPGPLLSGQLGLQLLPVGGAPPPLSEASSPLACLLQSLQIPPEQPEAPCLPPESPTSALEPEPARPPLSALAPPHGSPDPPVPELLTGRGSGKRGRRGGGGLRGINGEARPGRGRKPGSRREPGRLALKWGARGGFNGQMERSPRRTHHWQHNGELAEGGAEPKDPSPSGPHSEDLKSVFSQVPPGVVRKSRRGRRRKYNPTRNSNSSRQDVTLDPSPTTRAAVPLPPRARPGRPAKNKRRKLAP from the exons ATGAATGGGGGCAATGAGAGCAGTGGAGCAGACAGAGCTGGGGGCCCTGTGGCCACATCTGTCCCCATCGGCTGGCAGCGCTGTGTTCGAGAGGGTGCTGTGCTCTATATCAG CCCAAGTGGCACAGAGCTGTCTTCCTTGGAGCAAACCCGGAGCTACCTCCTCAGCGATGGGACCTGCAAGTGCGGTCTGGAGTGTCCACTCAATGTCCCCAAG GTTTTCAACTTTGACCCTTTGGCCCCGGTGACcccgggtggggctggggtggggccagCATCAGAGGAGGACATGACCAAGCTGTGCAACCACCGGCGGAAAGCCGTTGCCATGGCAACTCTGTACCGCAGCATGGAGACCACCTGCTCACACTCTTCTCCTG GAGAGGGAGCGAGCCCCCAAATGTTCCACACTGTGTCCCCAGGGCCTCCCTCTGCCCGCCCTCCCTGTCGAGTTCCTCCTACAACTCCGCTTAATGGGGCTCCTGGCTCCCTTCCCCCAGAACCACCTTCAGTTCCACAGGCTTTCCCCCCTCTAGCGGGCCCTGGGGGGCTCTTCCCACAGCCAAGGCTTCCCGACCCAGTCCCCTCtggaggcagcagcagccctTGTTTCCTGCCAAGGGGCAATGCCCCCTCTCcagctccacctcctccacctgcTATCAGCCTCAATGCCCCCTCATATAGCTGGGGAGCTGCTCTCCGATCCAGCCTGGTGCCCCCTGACTTGGGCTCTCCTCCAGCTCCCCATGCCTCCTCCTCACCACCTTCTGACCCTCCTCTCTTCCACTGTAGTGATGCCTtaacaccccctcccctgcccccaagcaATAATCTCCCTGGTCCCCCTGGCCCCCCTGGTCCTGCCACTCAGCCACCAGTGTCTTCAGCCACTATGCACCTGCCCCTGGTCCTGGGGCCCCTAGGAGGGGCCCCCACGGTGGAGGGGCCCGGGGCACCCCCCTTCCTTGCTAGCAGCCTACTCTCTGCAGCGGCCAAGGCACAGcacccccctctcccccctcccagcACTTTACAGGGCCGAAGGCCCCGTGCCCAGGCGCCCTCAGCTTCCCACTCCTCATCATCACCCCGCCCCTCTCAGCGTCGTCCCCGCCGCCCCCCAACTGTACTGCGATTGCTAGAAGGGGGAGGTCCTCAAGCCCCTAGACGGAGCCGCCCTCGGGCCCCCGCTCCCGCCCCACAGCCTTTTCCTCTCCCTGAGCCCTCCCAACCGATTCTCCCTTCTGTGCTGTCCCTGCTGGGACTCCCCACCCCTGGTCCTCCCCACTCTGATGGAAGCTTTAACCTTTTGGGGTCAGACGCacaccttcctcctcccccaaccctctccTCAGGgagccctccccagcccaggcacCCCATCCCGCCCTCCCTGCCTGGGACCACCAGTGGCAGCCTCAGCAGTGTGCCAG GTGCCCCTGCCCCACCAGCTGCCTCCAAAGCCCCCCTAGTCCCTTGCCCTGTGCTTCAAAGCCCATCCGAAGCGCTCGGGGTGGGATCGGGCCCagcctgccctctgcctcccctggCTGGTGGGGAGGCTTTCCCGTTCCCCAGCCCCGAGCAGGGCCTGGCACTGAGTGGAGCCGGCTTCCCGGGGATGCTAGGGACCTTGCCTCTCCCTCTGGGTCTGGGGCAACCTCCGCCTTCTCCATTGCTCAGCCACAGTTTATTTGGCGtgctggctgggggagggggacaacCTCCCCCGGAGCCCCTGCTACCCCCACCAGGGGGACCTGGCCCTCCCCTAGCCCCAGGCGAGCCCGAAGGGCCTTCGCTTTTGGTGGCTTCCCTGCTTCCACCACCCCCCTCAGACCTTCTTCCACCCCCTTCCGCACCCCCTAGCAACCTCCttgcctccttcctgcccctgtTGGCCCTGGGCCCCACAGCTGGGGATGGAGAGGGATCTGCAGAGGGAGCCGGGGGTCCGAGTGGGGAGACATTTTCAGGTTTGGGAGACCTGCCCCCCTTGCTGTTCCCCCCACTTTCAGCACCCCCCACCCTCATAGCTTTAAATTCTGCGCTGCTGGCTGCCAGCCTGGATCCCCCGTCAGGGGCGCCCCCCCag CCCTGTGTCCTGAGTGCCCCCCAACCTGGACCACCTACCTCCAGTGTCACCACGGCAACTACTGACCCGGGGGCCTCCTCTCTGGGCAAGGCCCCCTCCAACTCAGGGAGACCCCCCCAACTCCTTAGCCCTCTGCTGAGTGCCAGCCTGCTGG GTGACCTGTCTTCGCTGACCAGCAGCCCTGGAACCCTCCCCAGTCTGCTGCAGCCTCCTGGCCCTCTTCTCTCTGGCCAGTTGGGGCTGCAGCTCCTCCCTGTGGGGGGAGCTCCTCCACCCCTCTCAGAGGCTTCTAGTCCCCTAGCCTGCCTGCTACAGAgtctccag ATCCCTCCAGAGCAGCCAGAAGCCCCCTGTCTGCCCCCTGAGAGCCCCACCTCAGCCCTTGAACCGGAGCCTGCCCGGCCTCCCCTCAGTGCCTTAGCCCCACCCCACGGTTCTCCCGACCCCCCAGTCCCTGAGCTGCTCACTGGGAGGGGGTCAGGGAAACGGGgccggaggggaggagggggacttAGGGGCATTAATGGTGAGGCCAGGCCAGGCCGGGGCCGAAAGCCTGGCAGCCGGCGGGAGCCTGGCCGACTGGCCCTCAAGTGGGGGGCACGTGGTGGCTTCAATGGACAAATGGAACGGTCCCCAAGAAGGACCCACCACTGGCAGCATAATGGGGAGCTGGCTGAAGGGGGTGCTGAGCCCAAGGATCCATCCCCTTCTGGGCCCCATTCTGAGGACCTTAAG TCTGTCTTTTCTCAGGTGCCCCCAGGGGTAGTCAGAAAGTCTCGTCGTGGCCGGAGGAGAAAATACAA CCCTACCCGGAACAGCAACAGCTCCCGCCAAGACGTTACCTTGGACCCCAGCCCCACAACCCGC GCGGCTGTCCCTCTGCCTCCCCGGGCCCGCCCTGGCCGTCCTGCCAAAAACAAGAGGAGGAAACTGGCCCCATAG
- the DDIT3 gene encoding DNA damage-inducible transcript 3 protein, whose translation MAAESLPFSFGTLSSWELEAWYEDLQEVLSSDENGGTYVSPPGNEEEEPKTFTEEPGRAAVTRTSQSPSSPDSSQSSPAQEEEEEDQERPRKRKHSGQSPARAGKQRMKEKEQENERKVAQLAEENERLKQEIERLTREVEATRRALIDRMVNVHQA comes from the exons ATGGCAGCTGAGTCACTGCCTTTCTCCTTCGGGACACTGTCCAGCTGGGAGCTGGAAGCCTGGTATGAGGACTTGCAGGAGGTGCTGTCCTCAGATGAAAATGGGGGTACCTATGTCTCACCCCCTGGAAACGAGGAG GAAGAACCAAAAACCTTCACCGAGGAGCCAGGACGAGCAGCGGTCACGCGCACCTCCCAGAGCCCCAGCTCTCCGGATTCCAGTCAGAGCTCCCCGGctcaggaggaagaagaggaagaccaAGAAAGACCCAGGAAACGGAAACACAGTGGCCAGTCCCCGGCACGGGCTGGAAAGCAACgcatgaaggaaaaagaacaagagaacGAAAGAAAAGTGGCACAGCTAGCTGAAGAGAACGAACGGCTCAAGCAGGAAATCGAGCGCCTGACCAGGGAAGTGGAGGCGACTCGCCGAGCCCTGATTGACCGGATGGTTAATGTGCACCAAGCATGA